A single Vulcanisaeta distributa DSM 14429 DNA region contains:
- a CDS encoding proteasome subunit beta — protein MSSIEELITGTAVGIKASDGVVLAAEKRVAYGFTMFSRSGKKVFKVNDNIGIASIGILADMQVLTKIAKAYMSLYALDTKTRPSIRSAAKLLSYVLFANRVLPYFVEVLVGGVDDEGPHLFIMDSLGSLIEDDYAAVGTGTKLAIAILESNYKPSMTVKEARELAIKAINQSISRDPVSGDGIDILTITGNGSAEETIPLQPLRL, from the coding sequence ATGTCATCAATTGAGGAATTAATAACTGGGACTGCGGTTGGGATTAAGGCGAGCGACGGCGTTGTATTGGCCGCTGAGAAGAGGGTTGCCTATGGATTCACCATGTTCAGTAGGTCGGGTAAGAAGGTGTTTAAGGTTAATGATAACATTGGCATAGCCTCAATAGGCATACTAGCCGATATGCAGGTCCTCACGAAGATCGCCAAGGCATACATGTCACTCTACGCCCTAGACACGAAGACCAGGCCAAGCATTAGGTCAGCCGCCAAGCTCCTGTCATACGTGCTATTCGCCAACAGGGTACTACCATACTTCGTGGAGGTTCTGGTCGGCGGCGTCGATGATGAGGGACCGCACCTCTTCATAATGGATTCGCTTGGTTCTCTAATCGAGGATGACTACGCGGCTGTTGGCACAGGCACGAAGTTGGCAATCGCAATACTTGAGAGTAATTATAAGCCCAGCATGACTGTTAAGGAGGCCAGGGAATTAGCCATTAAGGCAATTAACCAGAGCATATCCAGGGATCCGGTCTCTGGTGATGGTATTGATATACTGACAATAACGGGTAATGGCTCAGCCGAGGAGACAATACCACTACAACCGCTGCGATTATAA
- a CDS encoding ABC transporter ATP-binding protein: MKLSINDLVVGYGDKVIINGLTVEFDEGRTVILGPNGSGKTTLLRAIAGVIKPLRGIIVLDDRPLRGGDVGYVSHAGGLDPNMTVRENLEFYAEVKNASNLDEVVDRLRIRNLMNTKVGLLSNGQRRMVEIAIAMLGSPKVYALDEPTDGLDVNFASRVKDIVRRLHGIVIYTTHMLSEALELADYLVIIRKGRIAFHGDMTKLGGAMRIVAKRGRETRIIETDLSELSRVIDELRSEGFNVLEVRNSVIDELLGGVDD, from the coding sequence ATGAAGTTAAGCATTAATGATTTGGTTGTTGGTTATGGAGATAAGGTTATCATTAATGGATTAACCGTGGAATTCGATGAAGGTAGGACCGTAATCTTAGGCCCTAATGGCTCGGGCAAGACAACATTATTGAGGGCTATTGCTGGGGTGATAAAGCCGTTGAGGGGCATTATAGTGCTTGATGATAGACCACTGCGTGGGGGTGACGTGGGTTATGTCAGTCATGCCGGTGGGCTTGATCCTAACATGACCGTGCGTGAAAATCTAGAGTTCTATGCCGAGGTTAAGAACGCCAGTAACTTAGACGAGGTAGTTGATAGACTTAGGATTAGGAATCTAATGAATACTAAGGTGGGTCTCCTGAGTAATGGTCAGAGGAGGATGGTTGAGATCGCTATCGCCATGTTGGGTAGTCCCAAGGTTTATGCACTTGATGAACCAACTGACGGGCTTGACGTGAATTTTGCCAGTAGAGTTAAGGATATTGTGAGAAGACTGCACGGCATTGTTATATACACAACACATATGCTATCCGAGGCTTTAGAACTCGCTGATTACCTAGTCATCATTAGAAAGGGAAGGATTGCCTTTCATGGAGACATGACTAAGCTTGGTGGTGCCATGAGGATAGTCGCTAAGAGGGGGCGTGAGACCAGGATTATTGAGACTGATTTGAGCGAGTTATCCCGTGTTATTGATGAACTGAGGTCTGAGGGATTTAATGTACTTGAGGTCAGGAACTCAGTGATTGATGAGTTACTGGGTGGTGTGGATGATTAG
- a CDS encoding APC family permease, which translates to MPGSESRQRVSLRKELSLPELVIIGLVGAIGTGILFSAPQMMVMSGPAVVLGWILGGIFYFFISLTYMEMGTLYPEAGGPARYAYYTHGPVTNLLNAWASLVWYLFIPPAEAIAVVYGINYFTHNLITPTGIPTWLGAAVAAALILLMVPFNYYGVKVFGVTTTGIGILKIILYLIIPVGLMIAVFMPQNFAGLPGGFMPYGAAAMFSSIPLAMFAFGGTRVIPDYAEEMKNPQRDLPLAVLLVVIGQTLVYVLFAVAYVASLNWSAFGVKPGDWADLTMITSAYNPVIFIAGKYGLTYLLVVATIVGILGPFVVGYIYLGAGSRVLFSMYRSKYVGARVGEIHERYAVPYWALIIFGLAGLVLALLSPIPTVYTIIEEAVVAGYLGFSVVPISLVVSRRQGLSGVYRVPAPAIIGALAFIFATWIIYWSGWPATPYGVLLVFILSIIFGAIYRVKAGLRNSIWYVVYMLAMVLMTYIGQTAGGPMPILKFPYDMVVVTILAIIFYVWGVYSGLPKPYETPIKS; encoded by the coding sequence ATGCCAGGTTCTGAGAGTAGGCAGAGAGTTAGTCTACGTAAAGAACTAAGCCTGCCTGAGCTAGTAATAATAGGGCTCGTGGGCGCAATTGGTACCGGCATATTGTTTTCTGCTCCTCAAATGATGGTTATGAGCGGCCCAGCCGTTGTACTCGGTTGGATATTGGGCGGCATATTCTACTTCTTCATAAGCTTAACGTATATGGAAATGGGCACGCTTTATCCTGAGGCTGGTGGTCCTGCTCGTTATGCTTACTATACTCATGGTCCCGTGACTAACCTTCTAAATGCCTGGGCATCCCTGGTTTGGTACCTGTTCATACCACCTGCCGAAGCAATTGCCGTGGTTTACGGAATAAACTACTTCACACACAACCTAATCACACCAACCGGTATACCCACGTGGCTTGGGGCTGCGGTAGCCGCAGCACTAATACTACTAATGGTGCCGTTTAATTACTATGGCGTTAAAGTCTTCGGAGTTACAACGACCGGCATCGGCATACTTAAGATAATCCTCTACCTAATAATACCGGTTGGCTTGATGATTGCCGTATTCATGCCCCAGAACTTCGCTGGCTTGCCTGGCGGCTTCATGCCCTACGGCGCAGCAGCCATGTTCTCCTCAATACCACTCGCCATGTTCGCCTTTGGTGGTACCAGGGTTATACCTGACTACGCCGAGGAAATGAAGAACCCACAGAGAGATTTACCACTTGCGGTATTGCTTGTTGTCATTGGGCAAACATTAGTTTATGTATTGTTTGCTGTAGCTTACGTAGCCTCACTTAACTGGAGCGCCTTTGGTGTTAAGCCTGGTGATTGGGCCGACCTAACGATGATTACATCGGCCTACAACCCAGTGATATTCATTGCGGGTAAGTACGGACTTACATATTTATTGGTGGTAGCCACGATAGTCGGTATACTGGGGCCATTCGTGGTAGGCTATATATACCTTGGTGCTGGTTCTAGGGTGTTATTCTCAATGTATAGGTCCAAGTACGTTGGTGCGAGGGTCGGCGAGATTCACGAGAGATACGCAGTACCCTACTGGGCATTGATAATATTTGGCTTGGCGGGTCTAGTACTTGCCCTGCTCTCACCAATACCGACAGTATACACGATAATTGAGGAGGCCGTGGTCGCTGGTTACCTAGGCTTCTCGGTAGTACCCATATCACTTGTTGTCTCAAGAAGGCAGGGTTTAAGCGGTGTTTATAGGGTTCCTGCACCAGCAATAATTGGTGCGTTAGCCTTCATATTCGCCACCTGGATCATATATTGGAGTGGTTGGCCGGCTACGCCTTATGGCGTGTTGCTCGTGTTTATACTCTCAATAATATTCGGCGCCATTTATAGGGTTAAGGCTGGCCTTAGGAACTCCATTTGGTATGTCGTTTACATGCTGGCGATGGTCCTAATGACTTACATAGGTCAAACCGCCGGTGGTCCAATGCCAATACTCAAGTTCCCATATGACATGGTGGTGGTTACGATACTCGCAATAATATTCTACGTATGGGGTGTGTACTCAGGACTACCAAAACCATACGAAACGCCAATCAAATCATGA
- the thiI gene encoding tRNA uracil 4-sulfurtransferase ThiI gives MALILVRYGEVAIKGAGTRSRMERLLMHNIISGLRGIGVNAKVIKSQGRLFVEVPDDRVKEGVDLISRVFGVKSLSPVKAYVFKELNDIVNAAIKEWSDLIKGRRFAVRVHRVGSHNFTSMDVAKAVGAALKPFSAGVDLERPDIELFIEIRGDRAYLFTEVINGPGGLPLGSEGKLLALISGGFDSPVAAWFMMRRGSYVDALFCSLAYPIDVINFLRVSHVLFSRWSIGYDPRLFIIDCSPLIGEFRAKADPHMWSVLFKRVLYEVASRVARSISALGIVTGESLGQVSSQTLHNLMAIEHGIDMPIYRPLIGLDKDEIMNYARRIGTYEESMRTEEFCAIFSEKPRTRVTIDELDNEFRKLDQNFINNLLNSVVTLRVSAAVKVIDELMLGTNDVEIDHVPENAVVIDLRSRGEYETWHYPGAVNVDVDKLVSTAESLGRDKIYVLYCSRGLSSRWGALELRRLGFKAFSIDIDKLRRSS, from the coding sequence ATGGCCTTGATATTGGTTAGGTATGGTGAGGTTGCGATTAAGGGAGCGGGTACAAGGTCTAGGATGGAGAGGTTACTCATGCATAACATAATCAGTGGTTTGAGGGGTATTGGTGTTAATGCTAAAGTTATCAAGTCCCAGGGTAGGTTGTTTGTTGAGGTCCCTGATGATAGGGTTAAGGAGGGTGTTGATTTGATTAGTCGGGTTTTTGGTGTTAAGTCTTTATCTCCTGTTAAGGCCTACGTATTTAAGGAATTGAATGATATAGTCAATGCGGCGATTAAGGAATGGAGTGACTTAATTAAGGGTAGGAGATTCGCAGTTAGGGTTCACAGGGTAGGTTCACATAACTTCACATCAATGGACGTGGCCAAGGCCGTTGGTGCCGCGCTCAAGCCATTTAGTGCTGGTGTGGATCTCGAGAGGCCCGATATTGAGTTGTTCATTGAGATTAGGGGTGATAGGGCGTACCTATTTACCGAGGTAATTAATGGGCCTGGTGGTCTACCACTTGGTTCTGAGGGTAAGTTATTGGCTTTAATATCAGGTGGCTTTGACTCGCCGGTTGCTGCCTGGTTCATGATGAGGAGGGGGTCCTACGTAGATGCGCTGTTCTGTTCCCTGGCTTACCCCATTGACGTTATTAATTTCCTCAGGGTCTCACATGTGTTATTCAGCAGGTGGTCTATTGGTTATGACCCGAGGTTATTCATAATCGATTGTTCACCATTAATCGGCGAATTTAGGGCTAAGGCCGACCCACACATGTGGAGTGTTCTGTTCAAGAGGGTTCTTTACGAGGTCGCCTCTAGGGTTGCCAGGTCAATAAGTGCGTTGGGTATCGTAACGGGTGAATCACTCGGTCAAGTTTCGTCACAGACCCTCCATAATCTGATGGCTATTGAGCATGGTATTGACATGCCCATTTACAGGCCGTTAATTGGCCTTGATAAGGACGAAATAATGAATTACGCGAGGAGGATAGGGACTTATGAGGAGTCAATGAGGACTGAGGAGTTCTGCGCAATATTCTCGGAGAAACCAAGGACGAGAGTTACAATTGATGAATTGGATAATGAGTTTAGGAAGCTTGATCAAAACTTCATTAATAACTTACTTAACAGTGTCGTAACACTAAGGGTAAGTGCGGCTGTTAAGGTCATTGATGAGTTAATGCTTGGTACTAACGATGTGGAGATTGATCACGTGCCCGAGAATGCCGTGGTCATTGACCTAAGGAGTAGGGGTGAGTACGAAACGTGGCATTACCCAGGTGCTGTAAATGTGGATGTTGATAAATTGGTGAGCACGGCTGAGTCCCTGGGTAGGGATAAGATCTACGTGCTGTATTGCAGCAGGGGTTTGAGCAGTAGGTGGGGTGCGCTTGAGCTTAGGAGGTTGGGTTTCAAGGCATTCTCCATAGACATTGACAAGCTGAGGAGGTCGTCATGA
- a CDS encoding PaREP1 family protein, whose product MIEIKLNLDEIGKSRLMEAQVELELAEKFLNDGLLRNAAGKAFQAWKSYLSYLAIKSRHLFNFTGYKRVSRSVKVSRNDWILAIMPTNMLMEIASKLAEKNADIVELTSLALVIHEYQYNGPDPTGIVSKLPSDEAARQVLAKFIARAKELIKQARETQ is encoded by the coding sequence ATGATCGAAATTAAGCTAAACTTAGATGAGATAGGTAAGTCAAGGCTTATGGAGGCTCAAGTAGAGCTTGAGCTAGCCGAGAAATTCCTCAACGATGGATTGCTTAGAAACGCCGCTGGTAAGGCATTCCAGGCATGGAAGTCTTACCTATCGTACTTAGCCATTAAGAGTAGGCATTTGTTTAATTTCACGGGCTATAAGAGGGTTAGCCGTAGCGTTAAAGTTTCAAGGAATGATTGGATCCTGGCCATTATGCCTACGAACATGCTCATGGAGATTGCAAGCAAGTTGGCTGAGAAAAATGCCGATATTGTGGAATTAACATCACTAGCCCTGGTGATACATGAGTATCAATACAATGGGCCAGACCCAACTGGTATTGTCAGTAAGCTACCGAGCGATGAAGCTGCTAGGCAAGTGCTTGCTAAGTTCATAGCCAGGGCCAAGGAATTAATTAAACAGGCCAGGGAGACTCAGTAA
- a CDS encoding endonuclease V — protein MRVSRGPSEGYVRSRVPRGFHLEVARSIQRALASKVVEEDLVNIDNVDLVSGVDVAYINHGDVEIGVSVASTYSLSNSSIIEWSCWVGPVTFPYVPTLLSFRELKPVVNAYLRLRTKPQVVLIDGHGRAHPYRLGIASHFGVCMRIPTIGVAKSLLYGKVDRVEGPILDVGTNEVIGWAIRCAPGKPTYVSVGYGVSLGSAVNLIKRLCVGSQMPIPILHSHNMANNLKRRITKKLMSEKSIEELDSECRSSMRDYL, from the coding sequence ATGAGGGTGTCTAGGGGACCTAGCGAGGGCTATGTGAGGTCTAGGGTGCCCAGGGGATTTCACCTTGAGGTTGCCAGGAGTATTCAGAGGGCTTTGGCGAGTAAGGTTGTTGAGGAGGACTTGGTCAATATCGATAATGTTGACCTGGTGTCTGGGGTTGACGTGGCGTACATTAACCATGGCGATGTGGAGATAGGAGTTTCAGTTGCCAGCACTTACTCCCTGAGCAATTCATCAATTATTGAATGGAGTTGCTGGGTTGGTCCAGTAACATTTCCCTACGTACCAACCCTACTCTCCTTCAGGGAATTGAAACCCGTGGTAAATGCCTACCTTAGGTTAAGGACTAAGCCCCAGGTGGTTCTCATTGATGGACATGGTAGGGCACACCCATATAGGCTCGGCATTGCCAGTCACTTCGGCGTATGCATGCGCATACCCACCATCGGTGTTGCTAAGTCATTACTATATGGTAAGGTGGATAGGGTCGAGGGACCAATACTTGACGTAGGCACAAACGAGGTTATTGGTTGGGCAATTCGGTGTGCGCCGGGTAAGCCGACCTACGTCAGTGTTGGTTATGGGGTTTCGCTGGGTAGTGCTGTTAACCTTATCAAGAGGTTATGCGTGGGTTCTCAAATGCCAATACCAATACTTCACTCACATAACATGGCCAATAACCTGAAGAGGAGAATTACGAAGAAGCTGATGAGCGAGAAATCAATTGAGGAATTGGACAGCGAGTGTAGGTCATCAATGAGGGATTACCTCTAA
- a CDS encoding SPFH domain-containing protein — translation MSIRAQVISTIDEKGIDQMGPDDLIVKYHSVDVRTRSRLIVYSNQKAVVRIQGQVQGVFDPGAHDLQTPANPISQFFAKFQYAGNVPWEVEVLFISTARHEARSEGITQTKELVPMRYQVAYYFMITDPVKFINAVQFSGFKYTVEDFKNYVSPIVDQAVSQVLNLVSLNEVYANLHKVTDAVTASLRSFLDEVGVHLITCRIVRLEPEDETMRRVVQFMALGLDVNTAIRARLAEIMAQRSDPAATNMMLGVPYYPIYILPTAGMPGGLPQLMVPPTQQRQQSQQGGSSQSSDFEISGG, via the coding sequence ATGTCAATAAGGGCTCAGGTAATATCCACGATCGACGAGAAGGGAATCGACCAGATGGGCCCAGATGACTTAATAGTGAAGTATCACTCGGTCGATGTTAGGACCAGGTCAAGGCTCATTGTTTATTCCAACCAGAAGGCTGTGGTCAGGATACAGGGACAGGTGCAGGGGGTCTTCGACCCAGGTGCGCATGACCTACAAACGCCTGCAAACCCAATTTCACAATTCTTTGCCAAGTTTCAATATGCTGGTAATGTGCCTTGGGAGGTTGAGGTGCTCTTCATAAGTACGGCTAGGCATGAGGCTAGGAGTGAGGGTATTACCCAGACAAAAGAGCTCGTCCCAATGAGGTATCAAGTGGCTTATTACTTCATGATTACTGACCCAGTCAAGTTCATAAACGCGGTGCAATTTAGTGGATTTAAGTACACGGTTGAGGACTTCAAGAATTACGTATCACCAATCGTTGACCAAGCAGTCAGTCAAGTACTTAACCTGGTCTCCTTAAATGAGGTCTATGCTAACCTGCACAAGGTCACTGATGCGGTAACGGCGAGCTTAAGGTCATTCCTTGACGAGGTTGGTGTCCACCTAATCACGTGTAGAATTGTAAGGTTAGAGCCTGAGGATGAAACTATGAGGAGGGTTGTGCAGTTCATGGCCCTTGGGCTTGACGTTAACACCGCAATCAGGGCTAGGCTCGCGGAGATAATGGCCCAGAGGAGCGATCCAGCGGCGACGAATATGATGCTTGGAGTGCCCTACTACCCAATATACATATTACCAACGGCTGGAATGCCAGGTGGCTTACCGCAATTAATGGTGCCACCAACACAACAACGCCAGCAATCGCAGCAGGGCGGCTCAAGCCAATCAAGCGACTTTGAGATTAGTGGGGGCTAA